DNA from Mesorhizobium loti R88b:
GCGCGGGCACGTCGGTTCTCAGAACGCGCCTGTTCGACCTCGGTGTAAATCCTCTGGACGAAGCGCTGGCCGTGACGCTCAAGCGACTTCTCGATGCGCCTGATATCGATCAGGTCGCTGCCGATGCCGATGATCATTGTGCGGCGGAACCGACGCTTCCGCCGGGATGGGACGATTGCGCGTGGCGATGCGCTCGCTCGGCAAGGCGCTTGCGCCTTTGCTCGCGGAAGACATTCATGCCCCAGCGCGTGACACCGTAGAACAGGAGGCCAAACACCAGCCCGAGCGGCACCGCGCCGATCAGCATGGGCTCCAGCACGGGATGCCACAGTTTCGCGAAGGAAAGCGTGTGCAGCATCTCGCCCAGATGCGCAGGCGGACCATGCGCCGGCAGCCGGTCATGCAGGATGAGCTTGCCGGTCTCCCAGGATGCGCCCCACAGAATAGGAAAGGTGAGAGGATTGCCGAAGAAAACAGCGCCAAGTGCCGCCGCCACCAGATTGCCGGCGATGACCCAGCACAGGACGAAGGCAATGACGAAATGGAAGCCGACGGGAAAGAACGAGGCGAAGACGCCAGCCGCAACGCCTGCCGCAACCGCATGCGGCGTGGCCTTCAGCCGCAGGATGCGCTTGGACAAGTACTGAAGTGAGCGCGAAAACGAGCGGCGCGGCCAAAGGTAGGTACGCACCCGTTCGAGAAGACCATCAGGCTTGCGGCGTCGAAAAAGCACTCTGTTCCCGTTCCACAACTCTCGCACCGGCGATTTCCGCCGGCTATGAGATACATCATCTTGCGCTTAAGGATCGCCCGATGGCAATCACAACGTTGATATAGCGACGCGCGTGCGCAAGAACAACCGAACACCGTCTGTGCAGCGCGTGCATGTTGCCGCCCTTCCGGGACAGGCGTCCTTCGGTTCGAACATTGGACAATCGCGGCGAATTTATGGAGCCGGCAGCCGCTTCCCCGAAAGCACGGCCTTGCTGGCGGCTAAGATCGGTAGTCGCTGACCTCGACCAAATTGTCGTCCGGGTCGCGAAAATACACCGACAGCATCGGGCCCCGAGCGCCGACGCGTTCGACCGGGCCGAGTTCTACCACCACGCCATTGGCCTCGATATGGGCTCGGACTTCGTCGAGCGGCCTGTCGGTGATCAAGCAGAAATCGCCTGAGCCTGGTGTCGGTGACTTGGCCTTCGGCTCGAAAGTGCGGCGGACTTCGTGAACATTGATCTTCTGATTGCCAAACACCAGCGCTGTCGGCCGTCCCGCAGTATCGATGCGTTCAAAGCCCAGCACGCGTTGATAGAAGGCGCAGGTCGCTTCGAGCGAAGCGACCGTCAACACGAAATGATCGATGCCGACGATCATCTGCATTTATTTTCATGCATGTCGTCCCTCCCAAAACCGCTGCACACTCTTGGGCGCCATGCACGGTCAAATGTTGCGACTACCGGGCTTAACGGCCGGGATGGCGGCAAGTTCCGGTGGCAAGCGATCAGCGGGATAGGCCGGCACCTCATATTCGGCGAGCGCGATCAGCGGCACGCCGACATGGGACTTGCCGGCCGAACGGTCGATGATGCAGGCAGCCGCCACCACTTCGGCGCCAAGCTCGCGCAGGCAGTCGATGGTTTCGCGGATAGACAGGCCGGTGGTGACGATGTCCTCGACGATGACGACGCGCGCACCTTTGTCGATCTCGAAGCGGCGCAGGCGGAACTCGCCCCCTTCCCGCTCGACCCAGATCGCCGGCACGCCGAGGTGGCGCGAGGTTTCGTAGGCCGGAATCAGGCCGCCGATCGCCGGGCCGACGACATAGTCGATCTTGCCTGGCACCGCCTTGCGGATTTTCTCGGCCAGCGCCTTGCATAGCTGTTCGGTCTTGTCGGCATGCATGAACACCCGCGCCTTTTGCAAGAAGACCGGGCTGCGCAGGCCCGACGTCAAGATGAAATGCCCCTCCAGAACAGCACCCGCCTCACGGAAAATGCCCAGCACTTCATCGGTATTCATCTTTGCCCCTTTTGAATTGACCATTCCGAAAACCGGTTCCCACTTTTCGGGATCATGGTCTAGCCATTTACACGCCGTGCATCGCTGACGCTCGAATTGTCCTTGAGCTGCGACAGCAGCCGGTTGAGATGCTTCAGATCCCAGACTTCGAGATCGATCAGCATTTCGGTGAAGTCGGGCGCGGTGCGCACCATCGACAGCGTATGGATGTTGGCGTCGTTGGACGCAACGACCTGGGCGATGTCGGCAAGCGACCCCGGCGCATTGATGGCGGTGACCGAGACACGCGCTGGAAAGCGTTCCTTGGTGCGTTCATCGATGTCCCAGCGCACGTCGATCCAGCGCTCAGGCTGGTCGTCGAAGGCCTGCAGTGCCGGCGACTGGATCGGATAGATGGTGATGCCGGTGCCTGGTTGGACAATGCCGACGATGCGGTCGCCCGGCACCGCGCCTTCCGGCGCGAAACGCACCGGCAGGTCGCCGCGCACACCGCGGATTGGCACCGCGCCATCGCGCGGCTGATCCTTGTCCTTGCGCGCGGCCCGAGTACCGGGCATCTGGAACAGCATGCCGGCGGCGTTGCGGATCTTCGACCAGCCTTCCTCACGCTGCTTGGGGGCACTGACGGTGACGCGCTCGTCCTTGTAGTCGGGGAATACTGCCTTCATGACGTCGGTGGAGGCCAGTTCGCCACGGCCGACGGACGCCAGCACATCCTCGATGTCCTTGCGCGCCAGCCGGTGCAGCACCGGCTTCAGGCTTTCCTTGGTGAAGGTCTTGCCGGCCCGTTCGAAGGCACGCTCCAGAATGCGCGCGCCGAGACCCGAATACTGCTTGCGGATGGCGTTCTTGGTGGCCCGGCGGATGGCGGCCCGGGCCTTGCCGGTGACAACGACCGATTCCCAGGCTGCCGGTGGCACTTGCGCCTTGGAGCGGATGATCTCGACCTCGTCGCCGTTCTTCAGTTCCGTCATCAGCGGCATGATGCGGCCATTGACCTTGGCGCCGACGCAGGTGTCGCCGACATCGGTGTGCACGGCGTAGGCGAAGTCGATGGGCGTGGCGCCACGCGGCAATGCAATCAGCATGCCCTTCGGCGTGAAGCAGAACACCTGGTCCTGGAACAGTTCCAGCTTGGTGTTTTCGAGAAAATCCTCGGGGTTGTCGCCTTCGGCGAGCTGCTCGATGGTGCGCCGCAGCCAGGCATAGGCGTTGGTCTCCTTCGAGATCGCGGGGGCAGCACCATTCGTCTTGCCGCCGGTGTCCTTGTAGATGGAATGGGCGGCGACGCCATATTCGGCGATCTTGTTCATTTCGCGGGTGCGAATCTGCAGTTCGACGCGTTGGCGCGACGGCCCGACGATGGTGGTGTGGATCGAGCGATAGTCGTTCTGCTTCGGCGTTGAGATGTAGTCCTTGAAGCGTCCGGGCACCATCGACCATGTGGTGTGGATGGCGCCGAGCGCGCGGTAGCAGTCTTCGACGCTGTCGACAACGACGCGGAAGCCGAAGATGTCGGACAGCTGCTCAAAGGACAGCGCCTTGGCCTCCATCTTGCGGAACACCGACCAAGGCTTCTTCTGCCGGCTTTTTACGCCAGCGTTGATGGCATGTTTTTCAAACAGCGCCGACAGCGCCTTTTCAATGTCGGTCAGCACGCCCTTGTTGCGCTCGAAGATCTCGGCAAGCCGCGCGGTGACGGCGCGGTAGGCTTCCGGATTGATGAAGCGGAAGGCAATCTCTTCCAGCTCCTCGCGCATGCCTTGCATGCCCATGCGCCCGGCCAGCGGCGCATAGATGTCCATCGTCTCCTCGGCGATGCGCAGGCGCTTGGCCTCCGGCATATGGTCAAGGGTGCGCATGTTGTGCAAACGGTCGGCGAGCTTGACCAGCAGCACGCGCACATCTTCCGAGATCGCCAGCAGCAGCTTGCGCAGGTTCTCCGCCTGCTCGGCCTTCTTGGAGACGAGATCAAGCTTCTTCAGCTTGGTCAGGCCCTCGACCAGCTTGCCCATTTCGGGGCCGAACAGATCGTCGATCTCGGCCCGCGTCGCCGTGGTGTCCTCGATGGTGTCGTGCAGCAGGGCGACGGCTATCGTCGCCTCGTCCATGTGCATTTCGGTGAGGATAGCGGCGACTTCGAGAGGATGCGAGAAATAGGGATCGCCGGAAGCGCGCTTCTGGTGGCCATGCTTCTGCATGGCATAGACATAGGCCTTGTTGAGCAGCGCCTCGTTGACGTCAGGCTTGTAGCGCTGGACGCGCTCGACAAGCTCATACTGACGCATCATGGGCACAATCTCTCAGCGATGAAATGAATCATGCGCCGCACTGCTGTACGGCGCATGTCATAGATAGCCACGAAACTGCCGAGACGGAAGTGCCGCTGGATTGTTCCAGGCGCTTCCGGAGCGTTGCCTTAGTAGTCGTCGCTCTTTTCCGGGGGCACCAGGCCCTCGATGCCGGCCAGCAGATCTTCCTCGGTCATCCGATCGAACGTCACATTCTCCTCGGCGTCGTCGGCGTCGGTAGCCGCAACGGCACCGCCGGTCTGATCGGCAATCGCCTCGCCGTCGGCTTCGGGCTCGTCGACTTCGACATGCTTCTGCAGCGAATGGATCAGATCTTCCTTGAGATCGTCGGGCGACAGCGTTTCATCGGCGATCTCGCGCAACGCGACGACCGGGTTCTTGTCGTTGTCACGCGGCACGGTGATCTGCGCGCCCTGGCTGATCTGGCGAGCGCGGTGGCCGGCCAAAAGCACCAGCTCGAAGCGGTTGTCGACCTTGTCGATGCAATCTTCAACGGTTACGCGGGCCATGGACTGCCCCTTTCATGCCTGGATTTGATGGAAAACAGGCGCGGTCCATAACCCGAACGCCGCCAAAATACAAGCATCATGCCAAAGTCGGCGCCGCAAGGCACTCAATCCTGCGGTCAAACATCGGATTGAAGCAAAACGCCGTTGTGTCCATGGCGTCTGATGCCTCGATCACAATTGCTTGCGTTGCCTCATCTCGCCTTGGATTGCCGCCAAACTGGCGTTATCTCGGATGGCGAAGGTCAGCCGGTTTATTATGAGCCTGACCGATAGTCGCTGCCGCATTTCGTTTAGACGACCGCATTTTTCGAAAAGGAATATTTTCCATGTTCGACCCTCGGGAAAAAATAGCCCTGTTCATCGACGGCGCCAATCTCTACGCCACGTCGCGGGCGCTCGGCTTCGACATCGACTATCGCAAGCTCCTGGCGAGTTTCCACAAGCGCGGCTATCTCTTGCGCGCCTATTATTACACGGCGCTGGTGGAGGATCAGGAATACTCCTCGATCCGCCCGCTGATCGACTGGCTGGACTATAACGGCTTCAAGGTGGTGACCAAGCCGGCCAAGGAATTCACCGACTCGACCGGCCGCCGCAAGATCAAGGGCAATATGGACATCGAGCTCACCGTCGATGCGCTCGAGCTGGCCGACGTCGTCGACCACTATGTCATCTTTTCCGGTGACGGCGACTTCCGCACGCTGGTCGAAGCGCTGCAGCGGCGCGGCCGCAAGGTGTCGATCGTCTCGACTATGGCCTCGCAGCCGCCGATGATCTCAGACGATCTGCGCCGCCAAGCCGACCATTTCATCGACCTGACGACGCTGAAGAGCGAGGTTGGCCGCGACCCCTCCGAGCGGCCGGTGCGCCGGCCCGAACCGGCTGAAGTCGACGAGGACGACTACTGAGGCTGGTCAACCTTGACCGCTCTTTCCGCTTCCGAACCCGGCCGCGACTGTCCGCTCTGCCCGCGGCTGCATGATTTCATTGCGCAATGGCGGCAGCGCGAGCCGTCGTGGTTCAATGCGCCGGTGCCAACCTTCCTGCCACCGGGCGGCGAGGATGCCGTCCAGCTTCTGATCGTCGGGCTGGCGCCCGGCCTGCGCGGCGCCAACCGCACCGGGCGCCCGTTCACCGGCGACTATGCCGGCGACCTGCTCTACTCGACGTTGATCGCGCACGGCTTTGCACGCGGCGAGTTCAAGGCGCGGCCCGATGACGGGCTGGAGCTTGTCGGCACCGCGATCACCAATGCGGTGCGCTGCGTGCCGCCGGAGAACAAGCCTGTGGGCGCCGAAATCGCCACCTGTCGGACATTCCTGGTGCCGACGATCGCGCGCTTTCCCAATCTGCGCGCCGTTCTGGCGCTGGGGTCGATCGCGCACCAGTCGACGGTGCGCGCGCTGGGCGGGCGTGTCGCCGCCTACCCGTTCAAGCACGGCGGGCAATTGCCGGCCGGCGGCATTACGCTGTTTTCCAGCTATCATTGCTCGCGCTACAACACCAATACCGGTGTTTTGACGGAAGAAATGTTCGTCAGTGTGTTCAGCCAGATCGCAGCGTTCCTGCGGACATAACGTCGCTCCGTCTTTGTTTTTATGCATGTCGTGGCCCCAAAACCGAGGTCACTTTTGGGCAACATGCATTAGAACCCCTCCAGCACGATCTTGCCCTTGGCCTTGCCAGTCTCGATCAACGCATGGGCGCGCTTCAGATTGGCGGCATTGATAGGACCGAATATCTCGCCCAGCGTGGTGCGGATGGTGCCGGCGTCGACCAGCCGTGCCAGTTCGTTGAGATGCTCGCCCTGCGCGGCGATGTCCTGCGTCTCGAACATCGAGCGGGTGAACATGAACTCCCAATGGACCGAGACGCTCTTGCGCTTGAACGGATTGATGTCGAGCGTCTTGGGATCATCGATCAAGCCGAACCGGCCCTGCGGCGCGATCAATTCGGCGATCTCGGCCAGGTGCTGGTCGGTGTTGGTTGTCGAGAACACAAAGGCTGGTGCACCGATGCCGAGGGCCGCGACTTCGGCAGCCAGTGGCCTGGAGTGATCAATCACATGATGGGCGCCAAGCCCAAGCACCCAATCGCGTGTCTCTGGCCTCGATGCGGTGGCGATCACCGTCAGATCGGTCAGTTGGCGCGCAAGCTGGACCGCAATCGAGCCGACGCCACCGGCGCCGCCGACGATTAGGATGGCATTCGTGGCACCCGCGACAGGCTTCTTCACGTCAAGGCGGTCGAACAGCGCCTCTAAGGCGGTGATTGCCGTCAGCGGCAGCGCCGCAGCCTGGGCATAGTCGAGCGAGCCGGGTTTGCGGCCGACAAGGCGCTCATCGACAAGATGGAACTCGGCATTGGTGCCCTGCGGCGCGAGCGCACCGGAATAGAAGACATCTTCGCCGGCCCCGACCAGCGTCGCATCCGAACCCGTGGCGACGACCCGGCCGGCGGCGTCCCAACCAAGCACCCGCCAGCTTCCGGCTTCGGGTTTGGCACTTCGCCGTATCTTGGTGTCGACCGGGTTGACCGAGATCGCCTTCACCTCGACCAGCAGTTGACGGCCTTTCGGCTCCGGCTTGGGCAGGTCGATATCGACGAGGGAGGCCTCATCGGTGATGGGGGCTGGGATTTGATAGCCGACGGCGCGCATTTCGATCTCCGCGATTGCTGTTGAGCTTTGTCTGGGGCAGAGATGCGGATTATGTGCGCCGAGCGCAAGAATGCACATATAAAGCACATAGTGTCGAAAAGGATACCGTCATGCCGCGCATTCGCCATGAGCGATTCGATTGCAGCCCCGGCTGCACCGTGGAGGGAACGCTCCGCTATATCGACGGAAAGTGGAAGGGCGTCGTGCTCTACCATCTGTTGGAGGGCACGCTGCGCTTCAACGAGATACGCCGGCGGATTCCGAACTGCACGCAGCGCATGCTGACCAACCAGCTCCGCGAACTGGAAGCCGATGGGCTGATTGCCCGCAAAATCTTCCCGGAAGTGCCGCCGAAGGTGGAGTACAGCCTGACCCCGCGCGGCAGAAGCCTGGAACCGGTGATTACAGCCCTGAAGGTCTGGGGCGATGCGAATGTGACGCTGGCGCCAGAGGTTTCCCAGGCCGCGGCCTGAAGCAGGCCGATAGGGGCCAGCGGAGTTCACACCGGCAGCAGGGCATCCGGTTTCACGTCGCCGATCGAGGCATAGGTGTGTGTCTCCTTTACCCCCGGCAGCGGCAGGATGACGCGTTTGAGAAAGTCCTGATAGTCAGCCATCTCGGCAATGCGCGCCTTCACCAGATAGTCGAAGCCGCCGACGACCATATGACATTCCAGAACCTCGGGCGCCTTTGCCACCGCCTCGGCGAAGCGGTCAAAGATATGCGGGGCCGTGTGGTCCAGCCGAACCTCGATGAAGACAAGGGTGCCGCGGCCAATCTTTGCCGGATTGAGCACGGCCCTGACGGCAGTGATGAACCCGTCGCGAAACAGACGTTTCACGCGCTGGCTGGTGCCGGTCGGCGACAGGCCGACGCGCGCTGCCAGATCAAGCGTGGTGCGGCGTCCATCTTCCTGCAGCAACCGCAGAAGATTGCGGTCGATGGCGTCGAGATCACCTAGTTCGGGATTCACGTTCGAACCGTTCTGTTTGCGCGAATTACACTCAATACACTCGAAACAGGCGTATTTCATCGCAGCTTTTGTCGCAATAGCTTGTGATTTCGCAACGCTCGAGACCGTCCGGCGGTGTCGTTACAGGTGGCAGGACGTGGCAGAGAGCTCAGGAAACATAAAGCTGGCAGTTATCGCCGGGCTGACCATGATCGGCATCTACGCCGTGCAATTCGTCGCCGCCCGCTTCAGCCTCAGAGACCATCTGACGGTGACCGACATGGCCGCCTTGCGCTTTGTCGGTGCGGGTGCGGTGTTCCTGCCGGTCGTCTGGCAACGCGGCTTCGAACAGATGAAGGTATTGGGCTGGCGGCGGGCACTGGCATTGGCGGTTCTGGCCGGACTGCCTTACCCGCTGATCATCAATTGGGGCCTCACCTATGCGCCTGCCGTCCACGGCGCGGCACTTTGCCCTGCCTCGATCGTATTCTTCTCGTTCCTGCTGTCGCTCCTCCAGGAGCGCACGTCGCGGCAGCGAACTATCGGCATCGCCACGATCATCGTGGGGCTGTTGCTGTTCATCGCGCCGGCACGCGATGGCACCCGTGAGGTTCTTTTCGGCGACCTGCTGTTCGTCGGGTCTGGCCTCATGTTCTCCGCCTACGCAACGCTTGTGCGGCAATGGCGTATCGATCCGGTCACGGCCACCGCGACCGTCGTGCTTCTGTCGTGCCTGCCGTTACCGTTTCTCACCCTTTTCGCGCCAAGCGGCTTCCATGCCGCGGCAGGCGCCGAGATCATCAGCCAGATGGTCATCCAGGGTTTGCTTGCCGGGGCGGCCGCCATGTTCCTCTACACCTATATCGTCGGCCAGCTCGGGTCGCAGACGGCATCGCTGTTCATGCCTGGCGTACCGATAGCCACGGTCATTGTCGGTATGATCGTGCTCGGCGAAACACCGACCACCACCCAATTCGCGGCCATCGCGATCATGGCCACGGGGATGGGCTTTTCAGCGATGACTGGACGCGTTGCTGGGGAAATTTGAGAATTCCGCCAAAGGCTGGATCGCCAATGAATTCAATTAAATAGCCCGACCTTCGAAGAAACGGATTCTGGCGTGCAGCCCTGATCGATTTGGCAGAAGATTTTAATGCGCGGATGCAAGCAGCGCCGCCAATTTTTCAGGCCCGCCCTGCAAAACGTTCAAGTCGACGTCGCCCTGGATACCGTCCACGCGCCCCATATTGTGGTACTGCCAGTAGACCCAATCGTGGCGATCCGGCTCCATGAGCAAGGAACGAAGCCAGAGTGGCCGGACGGCGATCTGCCCGGCATAGGCCGCCTCCGCCTCATCGGTCAGATAGACGATTGCCGTCTTGCCGAACGCCGCCTCGACAGGTCCAAGGAAGGCCTGGAGTTCCGCATTCAACTGTTCGGGCGATGGCCGCTGCGGACAATTGCCGCCGAACTCGATGTCGACGACCGGCGGCAGCAAGGGCTGATCGTGCGGCACGACCGCGATGAAATTCTTCGCCTGGTCGGCGCCTGGCCGGCAGAAGGTGAAGAAGTGATAGGCGCCGACCGCGAGGCCAGCCGCGCGAGCCTCACGCAGATTGGCGGCAAAGGCGCGATCGACATGATCGCCACCCTCTGTCGCCTTGATGATGGCGAAGGCGACATCGTCTGCGGCAACGCGCCGCCAATCAATCTGGCCCTGGTGGTGGGAGACGTCGATGCCTCTGAGCGGATATTTGCCGCGATCAGGAGAATAGGTGTGGAAGTAGGTGAAGCCACCAGCGATAATGAGGCCCGCCACAACCAAGCCGGCCAAGCTCCAGAGAACAATCCGGTTCTTCAAGAGCATCCCCTGGTTTGTCGTCCTGGCTGATCGGTCGGAACTTGAAAGCCAAACAGTTGGCTTTCCTGGGGCTATTGCCTGACGCCCGCCCTTCGCTATGGCTTCGGGCGTTCGTCGCTCGAAAAGCCAAATCGTTGGCTTTTCGTCCGCTTCGCGGACCGCTCCTCACCCACGCTCCTTCAAGAGCCGGCCCTTCTCGCGCGACCAGTCGCGCTGCTTCTCGCTTTCGCGCTTGTCGTGCAGTTTCTTGCCGCGGCCGACCGCGAGCAAGAGCTTGGCGCGGCCCTGGTCGTTGAAATAGATTTTCAACGGCACCAGCGTCATGCCTTCGCGGTCGACGCTTTGCGACAGCTTCGCCATCTCGCGCTTTTTGAGCAGGAGTTTGCGGCGCCGGCGCGGCTCATGGTTGAAGCGGTTGGCCTGCAGATATTCCGGCAGATAGGAATTGATCAGCCAGATCTCGCCGCCCTCGACGGAGGCATAGCTGTCCTGGATGTTGGCCTGGCCCTGGCGCAGCGACTTGACCTCGGTGCCGGTCAGCACCAAGCCGGTCTCGACAGTGTCGAGCACCTCGTAGGAAAACCGCGCCTTGCGGTTTTCCGAGACGGTCTTGTTGTTTGGATCGGCTTTTCTGACTTGGTTCATGATGTGGAGAGGTGGCGCCTCATCGCTAATTAATCAAGCCGGCGTGCTTCAAAGCCGCATCGATCTTCTCGGCCGTCGACTGCTCAACGGTGACCAATGGCGAACGCAACACATTCTCGACCTTGCCGAGCTTCGACAGGGCATATTTGGCGCCGGAGACGCCGGGTTCGATGAAGATCGCCTTGTGCAATGGCAGCAGGCGGTCCTGCAATTCCAGCGCCTTGGCACTGTCACCGGAGAGCGTTGCTTCCTGAAACTCGGCGCACAGCCGCGGTGCGACGTTCGACGTCACCGAGATAGCGCCGACGCCGCCATGCGCGTTGAAGCCGAGCGCCGAAGCGTCCTCGCCCGAAAGCTGGATGAAACCCTTGCCGCAGGTCATGCGCTGCTCGGACACACGCTCGACCTTGCCGGTGGCATCCTTGACGCCGACGATGTTCTTGAAGTCGTGCGCCAGCCGGCCCATCGTCTCCGGCATCATGTCGATCACCGAGCGCGGCGGGATGTTGTAGATGATGATCGGCAGCTTGGTCGCCTTGGCGACAGCGGCGAAATGCTCGTAGAGGCCGCGCTGCGTCGGCCTGTTGTAATAGGGCGTAACGACCAGGGCGGCATCGGCGCCGGCCTTCTCGGCATATTGTACGAGCCCGACCGCTTCTTCGGTGTTGTTGGAGCCAGCTCCGGCGACGACCGGGACGCGACCCTTGGCCACCTCGATGCAGACCTTGATGACGTGGCGATGCTCGTCATGCGACAGCGTCGGCGACTCGCCGGTCGTGCCGACGGGAACCAAACCCGTTGTGCCCTCGGCGAGCTGCCATTCGACAAACGCGCGAAAGGCTTTCTCGTCGAAACGCCCGCTCTTCTCGAACGGTGTCACGAGCGCAGTAAGCGAGCCTCTCAGCATGTCGTCCAACTCCTTGGGACTTTTTGTTTACGCATGTCGTTCCCCCAAAACCGGTATCCACTTTTGGGCGACATGCTTCGGTTTGTTTGTGCATGTCGTTGTCCCAAAACCGGTATCCACTTTTGGGCGACATGCATCGGTGTTTTGTCGATCGGTTTGTCGTGCGCGCCTTCTAGCCGAAAGCGAAGCGGCGCACCATAGTCTCGACATGGTTGCGCGGCAAGCATTGCCATGGTGCCAGCAAGCGCAATTCGAACGGCCTCGATAACTCTTTGTTTACGAGCCCTTCACGACCTAAGTTTAGGCTTCGAGGCTTCTTCGCCTGCTGGTAAAATGCTGGATTAAGGAAAGATACGAGATCATGCCGACCCGTCGGCCTCACCTCTTCGCGCTGCTTGGCGCCATCGCCGTGTTGATACCCGGCATGGCGATCAGCAGCAGCGTCGATGTGCAGGTCACGTCGGCGATCCCGGTGCCGGGTGTGCAAGACAACGCGCAACAGGCCGCCTCCCCCAGCGTCGCGCTCTTGAAAAGCGGGCTGGACGCTCTGGCGGCCGGCGATATCACGGGCGCCCGTGGCGTGCGCGATGTGCTTCCCGCTCAATCGCTCGACCAGCATATACTGGCCTGGGCGATCGCGCTTTATGGCGGCGACAAGGTTCCGAGCGGCGACATCGCCGCCGCAGCGAAGATGCTGCCCAACTGGCCGGGCACGGTTGCCCTGCGCAAGAACAGCGAGCGCGCGCTCTACCGCGAGAACCCCGCCCCCGACATCGTCATTGCGGCATTCGATGGCAGCCAGCCGCAAACATTTGAAGGCGTCATGGTCCTCGCCCGCGCCTATGTGGCAACGGGCAACGTCAAGGCGGCCCGCTCGGTGCTGTCGCCGTTCTGGCGCACCACGGTCCTGGAAGCCAAGGACGAGACGGCGCTGATCAAGGAATTCGGCAGTCTGATCTCTGCCGCCGACCACCGTTTTCGCATGGACCGCATGTTCTATGCCGACAGGGTGAATTCCGCGCTGCGCATTGCCGGTCTTGCCGGCGCCCAGCAGTTTGCCGAGGCCTGGGTCGCGGCTGACAGAGGGGACAAGAATGCGCTGAAACTGCTGAAGGCAGTGCCGGAATCCCAGCGTTCAGCTGGCTACTTCTTCGCGCAGGCGGAATATCTGCGCAAGCAGGAGGATTTTGCCGGCGCCGCTGCCGTTGTGATGAAGGCGCCGACGGATCGCGAAGCTCTGGTCGATCCAGACGCCTGGTGGGTCGAGCGCCGGGTGCTGTCGCGCGAACTGGTCGACCAGGGCGACATGAAGACGGCCTACCAGGTCGTCGCCACGCATGCCGCCGAAAGTGCGGCCAATGCGGCGGAGGCCGAATTCCACGCCGGCTGGTATGCGCTGCGCGGCCTCAACGACCCTAAGCTTGCCGCAACGCATTTTTCGCGCATCGCCGACCTCGCGCA
Protein-coding regions in this window:
- a CDS encoding winged helix-turn-helix transcriptional regulator — translated: MPRIRHERFDCSPGCTVEGTLRYIDGKWKGVVLYHLLEGTLRFNEIRRRIPNCTQRMLTNQLRELEADGLIARKIFPEVPPKVEYSLTPRGRSLEPVITALKVWGDANVTLAPEVSQAAA
- a CDS encoding Lrp/AsnC family transcriptional regulator, with protein sequence MNPELGDLDAIDRNLLRLLQEDGRRTTLDLAARVGLSPTGTSQRVKRLFRDGFITAVRAVLNPAKIGRGTLVFIEVRLDHTAPHIFDRFAEAVAKAPEVLECHMVVGGFDYLVKARIAEMADYQDFLKRVILPLPGVKETHTYASIGDVKPDALLPV
- a CDS encoding DMT family transporter; protein product: MAESSGNIKLAVIAGLTMIGIYAVQFVAARFSLRDHLTVTDMAALRFVGAGAVFLPVVWQRGFEQMKVLGWRRALALAVLAGLPYPLIINWGLTYAPAVHGAALCPASIVFFSFLLSLLQERTSRQRTIGIATIIVGLLLFIAPARDGTREVLFGDLLFVGSGLMFSAYATLVRQWRIDPVTATATVVLLSCLPLPFLTLFAPSGFHAAAGAEIISQMVIQGLLAGAAAMFLYTYIVGQLGSQTASLFMPGVPIATVIVGMIVLGETPTTTQFAAIAIMATGMGFSAMTGRVAGEI
- a CDS encoding glycoside hydrolase family 25 protein; this translates as MKNRIVLWSLAGLVVAGLIIAGGFTYFHTYSPDRGKYPLRGIDVSHHQGQIDWRRVAADDVAFAIIKATEGGDHVDRAFAANLREARAAGLAVGAYHFFTFCRPGADQAKNFIAVVPHDQPLLPPVVDIEFGGNCPQRPSPEQLNAELQAFLGPVEAAFGKTAIVYLTDEAEAAYAGQIAVRPLWLRSLLMEPDRHDWVYWQYHNMGRVDGIQGDVDLNVLQGGPEKLAALLASAH
- the smpB gene encoding SsrA-binding protein SmpB gives rise to the protein MNQVRKADPNNKTVSENRKARFSYEVLDTVETGLVLTGTEVKSLRQGQANIQDSYASVEGGEIWLINSYLPEYLQANRFNHEPRRRRKLLLKKREMAKLSQSVDREGMTLVPLKIYFNDQGRAKLLLAVGRGKKLHDKRESEKQRDWSREKGRLLKERG
- the dapA gene encoding 4-hydroxy-tetrahydrodipicolinate synthase, whose protein sequence is MLRGSLTALVTPFEKSGRFDEKAFRAFVEWQLAEGTTGLVPVGTTGESPTLSHDEHRHVIKVCIEVAKGRVPVVAGAGSNNTEEAVGLVQYAEKAGADAALVVTPYYNRPTQRGLYEHFAAVAKATKLPIIIYNIPPRSVIDMMPETMGRLAHDFKNIVGVKDATGKVERVSEQRMTCGKGFIQLSGEDASALGFNAHGGVGAISVTSNVAPRLCAEFQEATLSGDSAKALELQDRLLPLHKAIFIEPGVSGAKYALSKLGKVENVLRSPLVTVEQSTAEKIDAALKHAGLIN
- a CDS encoding lytic transglycosylase domain-containing protein, translating into MPTRRPHLFALLGAIAVLIPGMAISSSVDVQVTSAIPVPGVQDNAQQAASPSVALLKSGLDALAAGDITGARGVRDVLPAQSLDQHILAWAIALYGGDKVPSGDIAAAAKMLPNWPGTVALRKNSERALYRENPAPDIVIAAFDGSQPQTFEGVMVLARAYVATGNVKAARSVLSPFWRTTVLEAKDETALIKEFGSLISAADHRFRMDRMFYADRVNSALRIAGLAGAQQFAEAWVAADRGDKNALKLLKAVPESQRSAGYFFAQAEYLRKQEDFAGAAAVVMKAPTDREALVDPDAWWVERRVLSRELVDQGDMKTAYQVVATHAAESAANAAEAEFHAGWYALRGLNDPKLAATHFSRIADLAQGPMTLSRAYYWLGRAAEVGGPGNAKDYFGRAATYGTTFYGQLAAERIGRQALNIVYPAPSAADRQSFASREAVSAIKRLQEAGYDRYAETLYRDLAGQLTSPGELALLAVLAEKQDNHFMALKVGKIAGARGIDVGALSHPLGVIPDSANISGSGKALAYAIARQESEFNIGAVSSAGARGLLQLMPGTAKQLAKKAGLEFSQTRLTTDAGYNATLGSAFLGEQLDRFNGSYVLTFAGYNAGPNRASQWVAKYGDPRGKDIDAVVDWIERIPYTETRSYVERVMENYEVYKMRISGKYDIVGDLVNGRS